The Herbaspirillum sp. DW155 genomic interval TCCCTCAGTCCCCAATAAGGGGGAGAGGTGACGATGCATTGAACGGATTCGGTGGGCAAGCGGCGAAGAATCGTCAGCGCATCCCCTTCAAAGATACTTGAATCGTTAAGCGCCAAATATCCAGGCTTAGAAATCTTACTTGCTCGCATTTTTTTGGATGATATTGAAACTTTCAGCCGTCATGATACACCCGAAGAATGTTTAAGCCGTCCGACAGCACTCAAAAATGTTTCCAAAAAGAAAAATTCTGAGTGCGGATTGAAAAATTATGTTGAGATAACAACAGACGGGAGATTTGAAACGAACGTCGATAAGTTCAAGTGAGAAAAATGGGCATATCTGCGTACCATCTCTGCAGACTCCCACCCGCCAAGTTCTTGAAGGGCGAGAAGCGGCGTTCCGCTCTGGACATGCCAACTCGCCCACGTATGGCGCAAATCGTGCCAACGGAAGTCTTGAATTCCTGCACGTACCAAAGCTTTATACCAAGCTGCCGTACTCGCTTGAACAATTTTGTTGCCTTTATATGTGAAAACGTAAATTGGATGCACACCGCGCCTCGATAGCAGTACTCGCATCGCATCATCGTTCAGCGGAATGGCTTGCGGGTTACCATTTTTCATATCCTGCCCGTCGAACCACGCTAAGCGTCGTTTCATGTCCACTTGCTCCCAGCGCAATCCGGTCACATTCGCTCTACGTAGACCGGTAGCGAGTGAGAAGGCAGCCATTGCGGCCAAATGTGGCGGAAGCTCAGAAAGCAATCGAACAGCTTGTTTGGGAGACAAGAACCGCACGCGGCGAGTCGGCTCGCGCAGTAGACGTACGTGAGGAGCCGACGGCATCCACTCCCACTCAACGACAGACATACGTAAAATTGCTCGAAGTAACGCAAGCATACGATTAACCGTTGCGTTCGATGCGCCGCTAGCGATCTTTTTCGTGCGCAAAGAATCTACAATCGCGAGATCAATATTTGCAAGCGGAATCCCGCGAAGAACCTCATTAAGCCAACGAATATTTGACTGATCAGATTTCAACGAACGCTTATCAGCCTTATCTGCAAGCCACCGTTCAACAGCGTCATCCCAGGTTTTATTAGCTACCACTATTTGCCCCCTAACCTCTCATGCAACGGGAAAATACTAACCGCCCTTGACGCCCGGAAACCCTCAACATTCCTCAACACTGAAACCCTAGCTTTTGCTAGCCGAGAACCAGTAAAACGAATTGAGCCGATCATGGTATTGCGCAATATCGTCAAAACCGCGCATCGCGAACTCCTGTGCCACGAGCACCACAATGTCGAAACTGTCAGTGTCAGCCTTGAAGTAGATTTTGTATTGACTCGGTTTCGGAATCCCACGTGAGGCCCAATAGCTCTTTTTGTTAAAGCGTGCCTCTTCCAAATTTTTGGAGACATATTTGCTGATGTAGCTGGCGATGCGATGCGCCGAGTTACGGCCACGCGGTCTAGTGAAATCAACATTGCCATTGTCCTTTCCCACCACACGCCGCCACATAGAGCGGATCAGGTTCCAGCTTCTCACACGTATTCCATGTTCATTTTTGAGCCACGCAGGAAATTGCTGGCAAGCGATATGAACATGTAATGCGCCTCGCTTTTGCACTTCCAGAGTCGCAACGTAATGGAAGTCGCCAACACTCCGCAGACGTTCTCGGAACGCTTTGAAATCCGCCTCAACGCGTGCGTAATCAGTCACGCACTCTCGATAGGTCAGCGTCAGCAAGCAATCTGCCTGGAGCATCTTCGCCAGCCTTCGCACCTTCGTCTTCGCCCGCCGTGCGGCCACAATCCGAGCCCTCTCATGATCGCCATCACCACGCTTCGTTGGCTCTTCGCATTCCGTTGAGTAATCGAAAATCTGTCCATCGCTATAGGTCTCGCGGTTCTCATCGAGAAACACCTCGATCCCATTCGGGAATTCAGTCACTGTCAGCGTTTTCCAACGTTGTACATCTGTTCCCGCAAAATATGAACCCAATGAAGCGTTCAGATTGGCGTTAGCCGCAACCTTATCTATACTCGCTGTAAGCACAATTTTTCCTTGGTAGCGTTGTGTGAGCCCGGCAGCGTTGGCGCGCTGATCCGGGTATTTTTACGTCCATCAAAACCACTTTTCCAACTCGCCGAAAAGGCTGTTCTTTCTCTGTTTTCCTTAAGTGTTCTAGGTACAAGTCTAGGCGCTCGCTTCGCTCGCGCCGTCCTCGCAAGCTGCGGTCGGCGCGATCTTGCTACGCCTCTTTTTCGTTACGCGTAACGGAAATTCTCTGTCCTTATTCAGCGCCGCAGCGCCCTTGATCAACCGCATAAAGCCTGGCTTGTGAGTGCTACGCACTCATGGGCAGCTGAGGCCGTTTCTCCGATCAACCCGCCACCGTTTTCCAGAGTTCTCCGCCTTTTCGATGAACGATAGCCGGCGCGTCTTTTGCCGCAAGGGGGTATTCATAAAAGCGCCAGCAACCGCGCTTTTACAAACCTTCCCCCTTGCGGCAAAAGCCTCATGCGCCGTCTATTCGATCATCGGGCGAAGAACTCAGGAAAACGGCGGCAGGCGGTGGAGTCGAAACGACCAAAACCGCCGGTCTTACGGAGGGCTCCGAATCTAGGAACCCGGTCAGCTTTAACACCACCTCGAAGGCGCGATCATGGAACAACCAGAACTGCCCCTGCTGCATTTCCCGTATCAACCCTACTTCGCGCATTTCAAGCGCACGCGTAAGGCGCTGGCCCCTTCCAACTTTGTCCCGCCGTGGAAGCAACTGCGACTGACGCTGTATGTCCGCAATCTGATGCGCAAGGGCGCGGCCTTCATCTGGACGCGACCGGATGGACGTCAATTCTTCTGCAAGACCATGCGCCAACTGGTGGCGCGGATCATGGACTACGATGGCTATATCCTGCATACGATTTTCCAGTACAAGAACGGGCGTTTGATCCGTACCTGATTTATAGGCGTGACACCTGAAGGACGAGAAGAATTTCCGTCTTGCTGTTCTGGCCGGTATTGGAGCGCATCCAATCAGGCAGGAACGAGAAGCCAATGCGGCCGGAGCTTTCCCGGTTCTCCGCAAGACCCCCGATGATGACGATATCGCCATCGGCGACCGACAATGAAGTGCTCACTTCACGCTTGGTCAACGTGGGCGAATTGTTGACGCCAGTTTGCGTGACGACGAAGTTTGATAGCTGCTGGCCGACTGTCAGATCCACTACTGACTCTCGCACAATCGGCTTCAGATCGAAGATAACGCCTGAACTGCGATACTCCACCGACTGCACCGGAGCGCTTCCATTCCCCGGATAACTGATCGCGCCGAGCACAGGCACATCTTGCCCAACCGCAAAGCGGCCAGCGGCACCAGAACGCACACGTAATGACGGCGCAGATATCGTCTTGAAGCGGCTGTCACTGGAGAGCGCGGCAAATACGGCGTCAATGGACGCATTCTTGAGGCGGACAAAACCATCGAGCGTGGAAGGCGAAGAAACACCAGCTGAGACGGTGCCGCCAAGCAGATGCAGCGCAAGAGAAAACGCCGAGCCTTCAGCCCCATTAGACGCGACCTCAAACACCTGGCCGCGCACCATCACCTCGCCTTGCCGTGTATCCAGTTGCGCAAGCAGCGCGGACAGCTTTTTAATATCAGCTTCTGTGCCATTGAAAACAAGGGCATCGGGATCAGTATCGAGCAGCGAGGCGGCAGACCCTGCAGGAGTAGGCGCTTTCGATTGGCCGGTGGACGCATCTGCCGTTATCGCTTGTGGCGCGCCATGAATAGACCGCGTAGAAGTGAATTCCCCCTTCGGAAAAAGGCCACGCAATAGCTCAACAAGGTAGGTCACATCGCGATACTTCGGCCGATAGACGAACGCTTCTTTGTTCGGTTCTGGCTCCTTAACGATGCCGACGATATCAACGCCGTTCACGGTGCGGACTGACAATCCAAGCAGCCCCATGAATCGAGAGACTTCGGAGCGCGCAGAAGCGCCAGTAGCGAAGCGGAACGAAACAAGCCGCTCATCTGCAACGACATCAGGCTGTATCAGGTAGGGCGTTTTGAGGATCTGCGTATACATCAGCTCGACCGCCTCAGCGACACGCACACGGGAGAATTCTAAGGCGCTATCGACGGGCTGAGGAACGCCCCCAGGAAGCGGCATAGACAGGCCCATAGCAGGCAGCAACGGCGTTGCAGGAGCCGCGTAAGAAAGAGCGCTGTAGATCATCATCAGCGCAGCCAGGATATGTTTCATTTCTTCCCCTCCATTTGAACCGGATGAACTACCGCGCCGGAATAGCGCGTGACCTTCGCGCCGTCTATTTCCCCGATGGTTTGCGGCCCCATCTGCACAAACATCGAGGGAGATTCATAACGGAAACGCCCGTTCTCATCGACGATAACGACATAGCTAACAGCCCCGAATTTTGCTGTGCCAGCGATGCGCCAAACATCGGAGAAGGTTGGCTTTTGAGGCACTATCGGGGCCTTGTTTGAATTGGCTTGAGCCCCCTCTTTCGCACTTTCAGTTGTATTCTTTTGGGCGGCAGTTTTGGGGCTAAAGAAATGGATCGTCGCGTACAAGCCAACAGAAAATGCGACGAGTAGTATTGCCGCAAGCACCCAAATCTGCTTACGCGCCATCATGTTCTGACGCTTATCGACATTCACGATTTTCCCGGTGGCTCCGCCTTTGAACGAGGAATACAGCGGAAAAATCTCTTTGCGATACTTGCGCAGATCGACACTGATGCGCGCCGCCTTGGTCTGCTTATTCCCCTCGAAAATCGATACGCTGTAATGGCTGGACATGCCCAGCGAAATTTTCTTGTGCGTGCGAATGTGGAAGGCAACAACGTTTTTCAAAAAACGATTGAGCGTGGACATGTCTTGAATCATCAAGACCAGATCGCAGGCCACGCCCGTTTTTTCATTGGTGAAGTGCCGATGCTCTAGAAAGAAGCTTTTATGCTCTTGAAGCAGATTGGCACCGGTCGCGGGCCAGAAGCGCCACGCCTCATCGATGCACACCAAGTCGCCCGGCTGGACGATGGTATCGGTATGTGCCCCTTTTTTATCATCGTAATAGGGGAAGAACTTGGGCTGTGAAACGTCGCCGTTCGTAACGTGGACGACCTCGCCCAATTCTTCAGGCACTGGCTTGTAATGCTTTTCAATGTAGGCGTGAATCTTCTCCCCATCGATCCCGTCTACGTTCGTCACAACGCGCCGACCTTGCGCAATGGCTGGGACAATGACCTCAGCGACAACCTCATAACTCTTTCCAGAACCCATGAGGCCGGTATAGACATTGATCCCCATGATTAGCCGATCAGCGGAATACGGCGGATGATGAATCGCGTGACCCAGGCAGTAAGCAAGATCGGTACACCCGCCGTGACATTGCACAGATCGAGGAAGTACCAGACCTCACTAGGAAGTCCGCCAAAGGCAGATGTCAGCGCCGCGCCGG includes:
- a CDS encoding tyrosine-type recombinase/integrase, which encodes MVANKTWDDAVERWLADKADKRSLKSDQSNIRWLNEVLRGIPLANIDLAIVDSLRTKKIASGASNATVNRMLALLRAILRMSVVEWEWMPSAPHVRLLREPTRRVRFLSPKQAVRLLSELPPHLAAMAAFSLATGLRRANVTGLRWEQVDMKRRLAWFDGQDMKNGNPQAIPLNDDAMRVLLSRRGVHPIYVFTYKGNKIVQASTAAWYKALVRAGIQDFRWHDLRHTWASWHVQSGTPLLALQELGGWESAEMVRRYAHFSHLNLSTFVSNLPSVVIST
- a CDS encoding type II secretory pathway, component PulD, with translation MKHILAALMMIYSALSYAAPATPLLPAMGLSMPLPGGVPQPVDSALEFSRVRVAEAVELMYTQILKTPYLIQPDVVADERLVSFRFATGASARSEVSRFMGLLGLSVRTVNGVDIVGIVKEPEPNKEAFVYRPKYRDVTYLVELLRGLFPKGEFTSTRSIHGAPQAITADASTGQSKAPTPAGSAASLLDTDPDALVFNGTEADIKKLSALLAQLDTRQGEVMVRGQVFEVASNGAEGSAFSLALHLLGGTVSAGVSSPSTLDGFVRLKNASIDAVFAALSSDSRFKTISAPSLRVRSGAAGRFAVGQDVPVLGAISYPGNGSAPVQSVEYRSSGVIFDLKPIVRESVVDLTVGQQLSNFVVTQTGVNNSPTLTKREVSTSLSVADGDIVIIGGLAENRESSGRIGFSFLPDWMRSNTGQNSKTEILLVLQVSRL
- a CDS encoding zonular occludens toxin domain-containing protein, which produces MGINVYTGLMGSGKSYEVVAEVIVPAIAQGRRVVTNVDGIDGEKIHAYIEKHYKPVPEELGEVVHVTNGDVSQPKFFPYYDDKKGAHTDTIVQPGDLVCIDEAWRFWPATGANLLQEHKSFFLEHRHFTNEKTGVACDLVLMIQDMSTLNRFLKNVVAFHIRTHKKISLGMSSHYSVSIFEGNKQTKAARISVDLRKYRKEIFPLYSSFKGGATGKIVNVDKRQNMMARKQIWVLAAILLVAFSVGLYATIHFFSPKTAAQKNTTESAKEGAQANSNKAPIVPQKPTFSDVWRIAGTAKFGAVSYVVIVDENGRFRYESPSMFVQMGPQTIGEIDGAKVTRYSGAVVHPVQMEGKK
- a CDS encoding DUF2523 family protein, translated to MFGIVLSALNVVLGFVFRSILVKFVLYFGLFFVTTEFIAILTNILPTGAALTSAFGGLPSEVWYFLDLCNVTAGVPILLTAWVTRFIIRRIPLIG